A genomic stretch from Telmatocola sphagniphila includes:
- a CDS encoding leucine-rich repeat domain-containing protein, protein MPSEMDAANFLEEGGSPEADRQLAENFGMTVKQVHDFDPQELDVRRACKFLGLPPKRFDQLSTQASSRARWVESVAKQKKELIEEFPEASKEMKEMLEAIRKFALKKCLKPDGPAQSEGSEPAPARKAATPTPRKSSSRSRKKGNNNLLVGVGILALLVVGGAAYYFMSGKDKSSGGGDAIANLGDENSDNPEQIAARNRAAASFVLKAGGTIRINGEMNTERNQLPDQMFRLTGAIMRDASFVTDDGLKVFRGCRDLEVLAMLNSKATNTGLANFKNLNNLIIVALSGYGFDDTGLVNFAHCSKLQQLLLTNTKITDTGLTAFHKLQNLQFLETNNPAVTDRGISGFAGATKLRLLTLSETGLTDKGLAALKECKELEALYLAKTKITDKSVPTIIGFVKLRKLRISGTQISEEGKRELARSLPFCEID, encoded by the coding sequence ATGCCCAGTGAAATGGACGCCGCTAACTTCTTGGAGGAGGGGGGCAGCCCGGAGGCGGACCGGCAACTAGCCGAGAATTTCGGCATGACCGTAAAACAGGTGCACGACTTCGACCCACAGGAGTTGGATGTCCGGCGCGCCTGCAAATTCCTGGGTCTTCCTCCGAAGAGATTCGATCAGCTGAGCACGCAAGCTTCGTCGCGCGCCCGCTGGGTGGAATCGGTGGCCAAGCAAAAGAAAGAGCTGATTGAGGAGTTCCCGGAAGCCAGCAAAGAGATGAAAGAGATGCTGGAGGCGATTCGCAAGTTTGCTTTGAAAAAATGCCTGAAGCCGGATGGCCCGGCCCAGTCGGAGGGCAGCGAGCCCGCCCCGGCTCGGAAGGCGGCTACCCCGACGCCGCGCAAATCAAGCAGCCGGAGTCGCAAGAAGGGCAACAATAATCTCCTCGTCGGGGTCGGGATTCTGGCACTCCTCGTGGTCGGTGGTGCGGCTTATTATTTCATGTCCGGGAAGGATAAATCCTCCGGAGGTGGCGATGCCATCGCCAATCTGGGGGATGAGAATTCGGATAATCCCGAGCAAATTGCCGCCAGAAATCGAGCGGCGGCTTCCTTTGTCTTGAAAGCAGGCGGCACTATTCGAATCAACGGTGAGATGAATACGGAACGCAATCAACTTCCGGACCAGATGTTTCGACTCACGGGAGCGATCATGCGGGACGCTTCCTTCGTAACCGATGACGGACTTAAAGTGTTCCGCGGCTGTCGGGATTTGGAAGTATTGGCTATGTTAAATTCCAAGGCGACCAACACGGGATTAGCCAATTTCAAAAATCTCAACAACCTAATAATCGTAGCGCTCTCGGGTTATGGTTTCGATGACACCGGTTTGGTGAATTTTGCTCATTGTTCGAAACTGCAACAACTCTTGCTGACAAACACGAAAATCACTGATACTGGCCTGACGGCATTCCATAAGCTTCAGAATTTGCAATTTTTGGAAACTAACAATCCCGCCGTCACGGATCGGGGAATCTCCGGCTTTGCGGGTGCGACCAAACTTCGCCTCCTGACACTGAGTGAAACGGGTTTGACGGACAAAGGGTTGGCAGCGCTGAAGGAATGCAAAGAGCTGGAAGCCCTCTATCTCGCGAAGACCAAGATTACGGATAAGAGTGTCCCGACAATTATCGGCTTCGTGAAGTTGAGAAAGCTGCGCATATCCGGGACGCAAATCAGCGAGGAAGGCAAGCGGGAACTCGCCCGGTCGCTGCCGTTCTGCGAGATCGATTGA